In Enterobacter cloacae, the following are encoded in one genomic region:
- the dnaQ gene encoding DNA polymerase III subunit epsilon, whose translation MTAMSTAITRQIVLDTETTGMNQIGAHYEGHKIIEIGAVEVVNRRLTGNNFHVYLKPDRLVDPEAFGVHGIADEFLLDKPTFADVADEFLEYIKGAELVIHNASFDIGFMDYEFSKLNRDIPKTNTFCKVTDSLALARKMFPGKRNSLDALCSRYEIDNTKRTLHGALLDAQILADVYLTMTGGQTSMAFSMENDAQQMQGDAGIQRLVRQSSRLRVVLASDEELLNHESRLDLVQKKGGSCMWRA comes from the coding sequence ATGACCGCTATGAGCACTGCAATTACTCGCCAGATTGTCCTCGATACCGAAACCACCGGTATGAACCAGATCGGCGCACACTACGAAGGACACAAGATCATTGAGATCGGTGCTGTTGAAGTGGTGAATCGTCGTCTTACGGGGAACAACTTCCACGTTTACCTCAAACCCGATCGGCTGGTGGATCCAGAAGCGTTCGGCGTTCACGGTATCGCCGATGAGTTTTTGCTGGATAAGCCGACTTTTGCGGATGTGGCGGACGAGTTCCTGGAGTACATCAAAGGTGCCGAGCTCGTCATCCATAACGCATCGTTCGATATCGGCTTTATGGATTATGAATTCAGCAAGCTTAATCGTGATATCCCGAAGACGAACACGTTCTGTAAAGTGACCGATAGTCTGGCACTGGCCAGAAAAATGTTTCCAGGCAAGCGTAACAGCCTCGATGCCCTCTGTTCACGTTATGAGATAGACAACACCAAGCGAACGCTGCACGGCGCACTGCTCGATGCCCAGATACTGGCCGATGTCTATCTGACGATGACGGGTGGTCAGACGTCGATGGCCTTCAGCATGGAAAACGACGCTCAGCAGATGCAGGGTGACGCGGGAATTCAGCGCCTTGTACGTCAGAGCAGCAGGCTACGGGTTGTTTTAGCTAGCGATGAAGAACTGCTAAACCATGAATCCCGTCTGGATCTCGTGCAGAAGAAGGGCGGAAGCTGCATGTGGCGCGCGTAA
- a CDS encoding UPF0294 protein, with protein MLQRSFPKVRKNTYAMRYVAGLPAERILPPGSFASISQALPAGTPLSSDEKIRVLVWNIFKQQRAEWLSVLKNFGKDAHLVLLQEAQTTPELVRFATTNYLAADQVPAFVLPQHPSGVMTLSAAHPVYCCPLREREPILRLAKSALVTVYPLPDTRLLMVVNIHAVNFSLGVDVYSKQLLPIGDQIAHHSGPIIMAGDFNAWSRPRMNALYRFAREMSLREVRFTDDQRKKAFGRPLDFVFYRGLSVHDASVLVTRASDHNPLLVEFSPGKPDK; from the coding sequence ATGTTACAGAGGTCGTTTCCAAAAGTGCGAAAAAATACTTATGCCATGCGTTATGTTGCCGGACTGCCCGCGGAGAGGATCTTGCCTCCGGGGTCGTTTGCGAGCATCAGCCAGGCATTGCCCGCTGGTACACCGTTAAGCAGTGATGAAAAAATCCGGGTACTGGTCTGGAATATCTTTAAGCAACAGCGTGCGGAATGGTTATCCGTGCTCAAGAATTTTGGTAAGGATGCGCATCTGGTTCTGTTACAGGAGGCGCAAACCACTCCTGAACTGGTGAGGTTTGCGACGACTAACTATCTTGCCGCTGATCAGGTACCCGCATTTGTTTTACCGCAACATCCCTCTGGTGTGATGACCCTCTCTGCTGCGCATCCGGTCTATTGCTGTCCGCTGCGTGAGCGCGAGCCAATCCTGCGTCTGGCAAAATCGGCGCTGGTGACGGTTTATCCCCTGCCGGATACCCGTTTGCTGATGGTGGTGAATATCCACGCGGTAAACTTCAGTCTGGGCGTGGATGTGTATAGTAAGCAGTTACTTCCCATTGGCGACCAGATTGCCCATCACAGTGGGCCGATCATTATGGCCGGGGATTTCAATGCCTGGAGCCGTCCGCGCATGAATGCGCTGTATCGCTTTGCGCGTGAAATGTCGCTGCGTGAAGTCCGTTTTACCGATGACCAGCGCAAGAAGGCATTTGGTCGTCCTCTCGATTTTGTCTTCTATCGTGGTTTGAGCGTACATGACGCCTCCGTTCTGGTGACGCGCGCTTCCGATCACAATCCGCTACTCGTCGAATTCAGTCCCGGCAAGCCTGATAAATAA
- a CDS encoding lytic transglycosylase, which translates to MKAKAILLASVLLVGCQSQNGSNVQQHAQSLSAAGQGEAGKFTSSARWMDDGTSFAQDQDLWASIGDELKMGIPENSRIREQKQKYLRNKSYLHDVTLRAEPYMYWIAGQVKKRNMPMELVLLPIVESAFDPHATSGANAAGIWQIIPSTGRNYGLKQTRSYDARRDVVASTTAALDMMQRLNKMFDGDWLLTVAAYNSGEGRVLKAMKANKARGKSTDFWSLSLPQETKIYVPKMLALSDILKNSKRYGVQLPTPDESRALARVRLSNPVDIQQVADMTGMSVSKLKTFNAGVKGSTLGASGPQYVMVPQKHAEQLRESLASGEIAAVQSTLIADTSPVSSRSYKVRSGDTLSGIATRLGVNAKDLQQWNNLRSSGLKVGQTLTVGAGSSAQRLANNSDSITYRVRKGDSLSSIAKRHGVNIKDVMRWNNDTDNLQPGDQLTLFVKNSATPDS; encoded by the coding sequence ATGAAGGCAAAAGCGATATTACTCGCCTCTGTCCTGCTTGTAGGTTGCCAGTCACAAAACGGCAGCAACGTACAACAGCACGCACAGAGCCTTTCTGCAGCTGGTCAAGGGGAAGCAGGGAAGTTTACAAGTTCAGCGCGATGGATGGACGATGGGACATCATTCGCGCAGGATCAGGACTTGTGGGCCTCTATTGGCGACGAGCTAAAGATGGGAATTCCGGAAAACAGCCGGATTCGCGAACAGAAACAGAAGTATTTGAGAAATAAGAGCTATCTCCACGATGTAACGTTACGGGCAGAGCCGTATATGTACTGGATAGCCGGGCAAGTTAAGAAACGTAACATGCCTATGGAGCTGGTACTCCTACCCATAGTGGAGAGCGCTTTTGACCCACACGCAACGTCTGGTGCCAATGCCGCAGGTATTTGGCAGATCATTCCGAGCACAGGGCGCAATTATGGTTTGAAACAGACCCGCAGCTACGATGCGCGTCGAGATGTTGTCGCTTCAACGACAGCGGCTCTCGACATGATGCAACGTCTGAACAAGATGTTTGACGGTGACTGGTTGTTAACAGTTGCTGCGTATAACAGCGGTGAGGGTCGTGTACTGAAGGCAATGAAGGCGAATAAAGCGCGTGGTAAATCCACCGATTTCTGGTCGCTCTCACTGCCACAGGAAACGAAGATTTACGTACCGAAAATGCTGGCATTGAGCGATATTCTCAAGAACAGCAAGCGTTACGGTGTTCAACTGCCAACACCAGACGAAAGTCGTGCACTGGCGCGCGTTCGCCTCAGCAACCCGGTTGATATTCAACAGGTTGCTGATATGACGGGTATGTCGGTAAGTAAATTGAAAACCTTTAATGCAGGCGTTAAAGGCTCAACCCTGGGGGCTAGCGGCCCACAGTATGTAATGGTTCCGCAGAAACATGCCGAGCAGTTACGTGAGTCTTTAGCTTCTGGTGAAATTGCTGCTGTTCAGTCAACGCTGATAGCAGACACATCACCTGTAAGCAGTCGTAGTTACAAGGTTCGTTCAGGTGATACGCTTTCGGGCATTGCAACACGTCTTGGCGTGAATGCGAAAGATCTGCAGCAGTGGAATAATCTGCGCAGCTCAGGCCTGAAAGTGGGTCAGACTCTGACGGTGGGTGCAGGTAGCAGCGCACAGCGTCTCGCCAACAACAGCGATAGCATTACTTATCGCGTGCGTAAAGGCGATTCACTGTCCAGTATCGCAAAACGACACGGCGTGAACATCAAAGATGTGATGCGCTGGAATAATGATACTGACAATCTGCAACCAGGCGACCAGTTGACACTGTTTGTGAAGAACAGTGCCACGCCAGACTCCTGA
- the gloB gene encoding hydroxyacylglutathione hydrolase, translated as MNLISIPAFQDNYIWVLVDDAHRCIIVDPGESTPVLHAIKENGWQPEAILLTHHHNDHVGGVPELCAHFPHLVVYGPKETQDKGATQIVEDGEKILIPGWEFSVFATPGHTSGHICYYSNPYLFCGDTLFSGGCGRLFEGTPAQMHQSLQAINALPDDTLICCAHEYTLGNMKFAVSLLPEDRAIQDYYQKVKELRAKNQKTLPVILKNEREINLFLRTDDIDLINKINQETILKQPEERFAWLRSKKDNFR; from the coding sequence ATGAATCTTATCAGTATTCCTGCTTTTCAGGACAATTACATCTGGGTTTTAGTTGATGACGCTCATCGATGCATCATTGTTGATCCCGGTGAGTCAACACCGGTTTTACACGCAATAAAAGAGAATGGCTGGCAGCCAGAAGCCATACTCCTGACCCACCATCATAACGATCACGTCGGTGGTGTTCCTGAACTGTGCGCCCATTTTCCGCATCTTGTGGTATATGGACCGAAGGAGACACAAGATAAGGGAGCGACACAGATAGTCGAAGATGGCGAAAAAATCCTCATTCCAGGGTGGGAGTTTTCTGTATTTGCCACACCAGGTCACACTTCTGGACATATTTGTTACTACAGTAATCCTTATCTTTTTTGCGGCGATACACTGTTTTCTGGCGGCTGCGGAAGGCTATTCGAAGGCACGCCAGCACAAATGCATCAATCTTTACAGGCAATTAACGCACTACCCGACGATACTCTCATTTGTTGCGCACATGAGTATACATTAGGAAATATGAAGTTTGCAGTCAGCCTCTTACCGGAGGATCGTGCGATTCAAGATTATTATCAGAAAGTGAAGGAGTTACGCGCAAAAAACCAAAAAACACTCCCCGTAATTCTGAAAAATGAGCGGGAAATAAATTTATTTTTACGAACAGATGATATTGATTTAATTAATAAAATTAACCAAGAAACAATTTTGAAACAACCTGAAGAACGATTTGCATGGTTAAGGTCAAAGAAAGATAACTTCCGATAA
- a CDS encoding MFS transporter, with protein MPLALLALTISAFAIGTTEFVIVGLVPAIANQLAISLPSAGLLVSIYALGVAVGAPVLTALTGRFPRKQLLVALMVLFTAGNILAWQAPDYTTLVIARLLTGLAHGVFFSIGSTIATSLVPKEKAASAIAIMFGGLTVALVTGVPLGTFIGQHFGWRETFLAVSLLGVIALVASLLLVPSNIHGRASASLSDQLKVLTHPRLLIIYAVTALGYGGVFTAFTFLAPMMQDLAGFSPNTVSWILLGYGISVAIGNIWGGKLADKHGAVPALKFIFAALVVLLMVFQFTASMQYAALVTVLVMGIFAFGNVPGLQVYVVQKAELYTPNAVDVASGLNIAAFNIGIALGSIIGGQTVEHFGLTQTPWIGAVIVLIAFLLIGWSGRLDKPARVALG; from the coding sequence ATGCCACTGGCGCTACTTGCCCTGACGATCAGTGCCTTTGCAATTGGCACGACCGAATTCGTTATTGTAGGACTGGTTCCTGCTATTGCTAATCAACTTGCTATTTCGCTGCCCTCTGCCGGGCTGCTGGTTTCTATCTATGCGCTGGGTGTCGCGGTTGGCGCACCGGTACTGACGGCGCTGACCGGACGCTTTCCGCGTAAGCAGCTGTTAGTTGCCCTGATGGTGCTCTTCACCGCGGGTAATATTCTGGCCTGGCAGGCCCCGGATTACACCACGCTGGTGATTGCCCGGCTACTGACCGGCCTCGCGCATGGCGTGTTCTTCTCCATCGGCTCCACCATTGCAACCAGCCTGGTACCAAAAGAGAAAGCGGCGTCTGCTATTGCGATTATGTTTGGTGGTTTGACCGTTGCACTGGTAACCGGTGTGCCGCTAGGGACGTTTATCGGGCAACATTTCGGCTGGCGTGAAACCTTCCTGGCGGTCTCTTTGCTGGGTGTGATTGCCCTGGTTGCCAGCCTGTTGCTGGTGCCATCAAATATCCACGGACGCGCCAGTGCCAGCCTGAGCGATCAGCTGAAAGTTCTTACTCATCCGCGGTTGCTGATCATCTATGCGGTTACGGCCCTGGGTTATGGTGGCGTATTCACTGCTTTCACCTTCCTGGCTCCGATGATGCAGGATCTCGCAGGATTTTCGCCAAATACGGTGAGCTGGATTTTGCTGGGCTACGGTATCTCAGTTGCGATCGGTAATATCTGGGGGGGCAAACTGGCCGATAAACATGGAGCCGTTCCTGCTCTGAAGTTCATCTTCGCTGCGCTGGTTGTTCTGCTGATGGTTTTCCAGTTTACGGCATCAATGCAATACGCCGCGCTGGTCACGGTACTGGTTATGGGGATCTTCGCTTTTGGCAACGTGCCGGGTCTTCAGGTGTACGTTGTGCAGAAAGCCGAGCTTTATACGCCAAATGCGGTGGATGTAGCATCGGGTCTTAATATTGCGGCATTCAATATTGGCATTGCGCTGGGTTCTATCATCGGCGGGCAAACCGTTGAACACTTCGGCTTAACACAAACGCCGTGGATTGGCGCAGTGATTGTCCTTATTGCCTTCCTGTTGATTGGCTGGAGCGGACGTCTTGATAAACCGGCTCGTGTGGCTCTTGGATAA
- a CDS encoding S-adenosyl-L-methionine (SAM)-dependent methyltransferase PhcB yields MTTTHSHHDNVEKQFGSQASAYLSSAVHASGRDLVRLGERLAAFPQAHVLDLGCGAGHASFAAAQQVAQVTAYDLSSQMLEVVAEAAKAKGLSNVTTRQGYAESLPFEDSSFDVVISRYSAHHWHDVGQALREVKRVLKPGGIFIIMDVMSPGHPVRNIWLQTVEALRDTSHVQNYSSGEWLSFITDAGLISRSLMTDRLPLEFSSWIARMRTPEALSQAIRLYQESASAEVKTYFELQDDGSFTSDTIMAEAQKAG; encoded by the coding sequence ATGACAACAACACACTCTCATCATGACAACGTAGAAAAACAGTTTGGTTCGCAGGCAAGTGCCTATCTGAGCAGCGCTGTACACGCGTCTGGACGCGACCTGGTGCGTCTCGGTGAACGCCTGGCAGCATTCCCGCAGGCGCACGTGCTGGACTTAGGCTGTGGGGCCGGCCACGCCAGCTTTGCGGCTGCACAGCAGGTTGCTCAGGTCACGGCGTATGATTTATCCAGCCAGATGCTGGAGGTGGTCGCGGAGGCGGCAAAAGCGAAAGGGCTGAGTAATGTTACGACGCGCCAGGGTTATGCCGAATCCTTACCCTTTGAGGATTCGTCATTTGACGTAGTCATCAGCCGCTACTCTGCACATCACTGGCATGATGTCGGGCAGGCATTACGGGAAGTCAAACGCGTGCTCAAGCCGGGCGGGATCTTCATCATTATGGATGTGATGTCCCCGGGGCATCCGGTACGCAATATCTGGCTGCAGACGGTTGAAGCGCTGCGTGACACCTCTCATGTGCAAAACTACTCCAGCGGAGAGTGGTTATCGTTTATCACCGATGCGGGTTTAATTTCACGTTCATTAATGACAGACCGTTTGCCGCTGGAGTTCAGTTCGTGGATCGCGCGCATGCGTACACCTGAAGCGTTAAGCCAGGCTATTCGGCTGTATCAGGAGAGTGCTTCTGCGGAAGTGAAAACCTACTTTGAATTGCAGGACGATGGCTCGTTTACCAGCGATACCATCATGGCTGAAGCGCAAAAAGCGGGATAA
- a CDS encoding 2,5-didehydrogluconate reductase B, producing the protein MTIPAFGLGTFRLKDDIVIASVKTALELGYRTVDTAQIYENEAAVGQAIEESGVPRNELFITTKIWIENLSKDKLIPGLKESLKKLRTDYVDLTLVHWPSPNDAVAVEEFMKALLEAKEQGLTREIGISNFTIPLMEKAIAAVGAENIATNQIELSPYLQNRKVVNWAKQHGIHITSYMTLAYGKALKDEVITRIAEKHNATTAQVILAWAMGEGYAVIPSSTKRENLASNLLALDLLLDDEDKKAIAALNCNDRLVSPEGLAPNWD; encoded by the coding sequence ATGACTATCCCTGCATTTGGTCTGGGCACTTTCCGCCTGAAAGACGACATTGTTATCGCATCTGTAAAAACCGCACTTGAGCTTGGCTATCGCACTGTTGATACGGCACAGATTTATGAAAATGAAGCTGCTGTTGGTCAGGCGATTGAAGAGAGTGGCGTGCCGCGTAACGAGCTTTTTATCACCACCAAAATCTGGATTGAGAACCTCAGCAAAGACAAACTGATCCCAGGCCTGAAAGAGAGCCTGAAAAAACTGCGTACCGACTACGTGGATCTGACTCTGGTCCACTGGCCATCACCGAATGATGCCGTGGCAGTGGAAGAGTTTATGAAGGCATTGCTGGAAGCGAAAGAGCAGGGTCTGACCCGTGAAATTGGCATCTCCAACTTCACCATCCCACTGATGGAAAAAGCGATTGCGGCTGTTGGAGCAGAAAATATTGCGACCAACCAGATTGAACTGTCCCCATATCTGCAAAACCGCAAAGTCGTGAACTGGGCAAAACAGCACGGTATTCACATTACCTCTTACATGACGCTGGCTTACGGTAAAGCTCTGAAAGATGAAGTGATTACACGCATCGCAGAGAAGCACAACGCAACAACTGCACAGGTGATCCTGGCATGGGCGATGGGGGAAGGTTATGCCGTTATCCCTTCATCGACCAAACGTGAAAACCTGGCCAGCAATCTGTTAGCTCTGGATCTCCTGCTGGATGATGAAGACAAAAAAGCGATCGCAGCCCTGAATTGCAACGATCGCCTGGTTAGCCCGGAAGGTTTAGCTCCGAACTGGGATTAA
- the rnhA gene encoding ribonuclease H, whose protein sequence is MRKQVEIFTDGSCLGNPGPGGYGAIMRYRQHEKTFSEGYFLTTNNRMELMAAIVALEALKEHCDVVLSTDSQYVRQGITQWIHNWKKRGWKTADKKPVKNVDLWKRLDAALGQHEIKWEWVKGHAGHPENERCDELARTAASNPVHEDTGYQPES, encoded by the coding sequence ATGCGTAAACAGGTAGAAATTTTCACCGATGGATCTTGTCTCGGCAACCCAGGACCTGGCGGTTATGGCGCGATTATGCGCTATCGCCAGCACGAAAAAACTTTTAGCGAAGGCTATTTCCTGACCACTAACAACCGCATGGAGTTGATGGCGGCCATCGTGGCGCTGGAAGCCCTGAAAGAGCACTGTGACGTGGTGCTGAGCACCGACAGTCAATACGTGCGTCAGGGCATCACCCAGTGGATCCACAACTGGAAAAAACGCGGCTGGAAAACAGCAGATAAAAAACCGGTCAAGAACGTCGACCTCTGGAAGCGTCTTGATGCGGCACTGGGTCAGCATGAAATCAAATGGGAATGGGTGAAAGGCCACGCGGGACACCCGGAAAACGAACGCTGTGACGAACTTGCCCGTACGGCTGCCTCTAACCCTGTCCATGAAGATACTGGCTATCAGCCAGAATCCTGA
- a CDS encoding LysR family transcriptional regulator: protein MKATSEELTIFVAVVESGSFSRAAEQLGQANSAISRSVKKLEMKLGVSLLNRTTRQLSLTEEGERYFRRVQSVLQEMAAAETEIMETRSTPRGLLRIDASTPVVLHFLMPLVKPFRERYPEMTLSLVSSETFINLIERKVDVAIRAGTLTDSSLRARPLFASYRKIIASPQYIAVHGKPETVEELKQHLCLGFTEPVSLNTWPIACHDGQLHEITSGISSNSGETLKQLCLEGNGIACLSDYMIDKEIARGELVELMADKCLPVEMPFSAVYYSDRAVSTRIRAFIDFLSEHVKTAPGGAV, encoded by the coding sequence ATGAAAGCAACGTCGGAAGAGCTGACAATCTTTGTCGCCGTCGTCGAAAGCGGCAGCTTTAGCCGCGCGGCCGAACAGCTTGGACAAGCTAACTCTGCTATCAGCCGCTCGGTTAAAAAGCTGGAGATGAAGCTTGGGGTGAGCCTGCTCAACCGAACGACGCGTCAGCTGAGCCTGACGGAAGAAGGTGAGCGTTATTTCCGTCGCGTGCAGTCTGTTCTGCAGGAGATGGCTGCAGCGGAAACAGAGATAATGGAAACCCGCAGTACGCCGCGCGGATTGCTGCGTATTGATGCGTCCACCCCTGTCGTGCTGCATTTCCTGATGCCGCTGGTTAAACCATTTCGTGAACGCTATCCGGAAATGACGCTATCTCTGGTCTCCTCCGAGACGTTTATTAATCTTATTGAGCGGAAAGTCGATGTCGCGATTCGGGCTGGAACCTTAACGGACTCAAGCTTACGTGCCCGTCCTCTGTTTGCCAGTTACCGTAAAATCATCGCCTCACCACAGTATATTGCCGTGCATGGAAAGCCAGAGACGGTTGAAGAGCTGAAGCAGCATCTGTGTCTGGGCTTTACGGAACCCGTATCGCTGAATACCTGGCCCATCGCCTGTCATGATGGGCAACTTCATGAAATCACCAGCGGAATATCGTCCAACAGTGGGGAGACGCTAAAGCAGCTGTGCCTTGAAGGGAATGGGATCGCCTGTTTATCCGATTACATGATTGATAAAGAGATAGCACGCGGTGAGCTTGTAGAACTGATGGCAGATAAATGTCTGCCGGTAGAAATGCCTTTCAGCGCGGTGTATTACAGCGACAGGGCGGTAAGTACGCGCATACGTGCTTTTATCGACTTCCTGAGCGAGCATGTAAAAACAGCTCCAGGAGGAGCTGTGTGA